A region of the Electrophorus electricus isolate fEleEle1 chromosome 7, fEleEle1.pri, whole genome shotgun sequence genome:
ACAATAAGACAACCGAAAGTGCATAGTTATGTAATACCCCAAAGTACAAAATGCTGAAGTGCAATTAAGTCATAAAAAGAACAGGAtatgagagggaaagaaagaaagaaagaaagaaagaaagaaagaaagaaagaaagaaagaaagaaagaaagaaagaaagaaagaaagaaagaaagaaagaaagaaagaaagaaagaaagaaagaaagaaagaaagaaagaaagaaagaaagaaagaaagaaagaaagaaagaaagaaagaaagaaagaaagaaagaaagaaagaaagaaagaaagaaagaaagaaagaaagaaagaaagaaagaaagaaagaaagaaagaaagaaagaaagaaagaaagaaagaaagaaagaaagaaagaaagaaagaaagaaaaagaaaaaaaagacttggcAGTAGCACACTAAATCTAAATTATTCCACAAGAAGGACAAAAGCTTTGATGTTTGCTTGCTTATACATGTCCTAGTCTACACAAAACAGTTAATGAGCCAATCAGGAAGCTGAAAAGAGGTGATCACTGCCTTCTGACATACAAATGCCaagttgtgtgttctgtggggggaaaaaaatgcaaatgataatGTCTCCATGGTCTTTCTATGGCCCATCAATGGACCATCAGAGCACACTACCAAGGCCACAGAGTCAAACTTAAATGTCGAAGagcaaacaaatatacacatttatgtgtgtgtgtgtgtgtggtgtttggagGAGGCATCAAGTACTGTGGAGATGGATGTACATTAAAATGCATAACCAGATCAAATGCCTTATATAGTGATATAAAACAGGTCCACCATTAACAGTATGTGCACCTgagacaaaaaagcaaaaaggtaaataaattgTTGTCCACTAAATGTTATTTCTGAAACTAAGCCATTTTGTGGAAACGATCAAAATTACACTTCTTTGTGCATCCTATCAGCAGAGTGAAATGGGAGTATAGAACTCTATATTCTAATAAACTAATGCAATATCACccataaatgcaataaaagttTGCAATTcagtaaaaaatgaaataaaactcaATAATTTGCctaaaagtaataaatatcGAAACTGCTATTGTATTATCATTTTTACCAATACCATATAACATTATTGGGAATTTATTATATTGGTTACACTATTTTAAATGGTCTTTTtagattaaaacatttaatacacaATAGACACAATAAACATCTCAATGATGTAGCAGTAAAGAGGattctgaatatattcagatTATCCACATATTTGTAATTAGTGTAAATGTGTCGATAATTTGcagaattcagttgtttttcattttatttgaagtGCCTAAATTGatatctgtagatgttaacctgagaagtcactgaacatgtaacagatAATACATACCCTCACAACATACTCAACAtgttatagacatgctgttaacattctTTAGCTGGATTAGGTTTTGGCAGGGGTAGCAGGTATACATGGGCTAGTGGGGCTAAGCCATCCCTGTCTTCCACCTAATAAAAACATCagaattattcatattttttgCCATCCACATCATCTTTCTTgctgttaataaatattttgaactTCTATGGAGCCAAGAATACTATCACCACCTAAAGGTCATAAGAAAAATACAATCTTGCTAAGATGGGCTGATTTGATCTAGCCTCAAGCTGCAATTGTGTTTAGACGTATTACACACAATGAAATCCCCCATCGATCAGATATACATTTGGACTCATTTTTTAAGCCTATGATGTCTAGGTACACCTTCCTTCCATCTGCATTCAGTACTATTTGAAAACAGGCAGGCTACAAAATGTAAATCTCTGACTATAAACATGTAGAAGTTAAAGAAAATACATGGAGGACCACAGCACATCAGTGAGCATCTTTGTAACACATGGCCATGatttaaagcttttttatttCCTATGTGTCACCTGGTCTTTTCACAACCAGGAAGAATGGAATACTTATTATCTTGGTAGCTTCCACTGCATAATGAAAAGTctgcatgtttatatttttgtctgttttgtttagttgttgTTAAAAACATGGCAAAATCTAAACaatgatgaaaaatgtaacatttacaaaatacataGTATCTGATGTGAACGTTCCATTGTTAAAAATGACACCTGTTTTTTACAAAAAGGTCTACAGGCCTTTATTCTAACATTTATGTAGGCTATCAAAGGATTAGTTTTAGGATTAGGGCCAGGGTTAAGAACAGGTTTTGGGTTgagattaaggttagggtaaaAATTACAGccagggttaaggttaatgaGAATTAAGATGAGTCTTCTTAAAGGGGACCTATTATGCTTTTCTggtttctccctttcttttagCGTGCTTTAAAGATTTTTGTGCATGTCAACCATCTATGAAGAATTAAAGCCCAAAGCACACACCAAAGTGCTGTCTCCAACTTTTCTTACACCTTGTTGAaatttcagccattttctttgttacaAGATGATGCAATCTCAAAATTTTCCACACTGTCTGTCTAACAGCTCATAGCTAAGATGATAGCCAAGTTTGTAATGCCCCTGgcatttttgcacacacacacacacacacacacacacacacattatatatatataaaaataaaaatctaaattctgCCTGGTTGCTCAGAACTGCATGTCCTTTCGTGGGACCACAAACAGCATGGAAACCACTGGACAATGTAAtaatttctgacatttcaaCACACTGCCCATCAGGATATTCACTTCAGTGTATTCAGATGCTTCACTTAAATGTTGTGGACATGTTTCTGCATTTCCTTTTACTGGTTCTTGCTTTGCCTGTATTGCTCTGATCACTGATATTTAGAATTGTTCCCCTTCTGAGGAAGAATCGTCTCCAACTGCATACAAATGCTCCTCTGACTCATTCATGAGAGTGGTGTTACAGatacactaaaaataaattgttaacaaaatataaagactatattaaatgatgaaaatgGAACATtcccaataatgtaataaaggtATTACAAGTGATCAAACTGAGAATGTAAGAAATTCTCAGTGttgtaatacagtaatacattatTGGTAAAACTGGTATTACGTTAATGATCAAAACATTGTATTAACTTggttaataatgtaataaaccCTAATGTGgacacattattacatttctcGGTGCCATTACATTATTGGAAAATTATTATAATCTTGGGTtctgcaggaggagaaggagttatgatatacatacactcatgtTTAATCGAGACACTGTTTTAgggatttgttttttaaacacaaagatgaaaatcaaacaaatcatGGCCTTGGAGTCATACAGAGcctaaagctgtgtgtgtgtgtaatattatatatatatatatatatatatatatatatatatatatatatatatatatatatatatatatatataaattcaaatgtattctAACATCCTAAACTGAAGCTGCTAAATCTTCACCTTCAGTCTGATGCATCAGGATTCATTGATGCATTTTATACCTCTAGTTACCAATGACTAATATGAGTAATATGCATCCACTTAAGGACTAAatcaaagaacattttaaatagcAGTAAACTTGCCATGAAGAGGCTGCATCCCTGTTGAAGGTGAAGAATGAGCCATGGATCATACAGCTGTAGACAACATCTCAATGGAACATCAAATTCCAGAATGATTCAAAATGTGTCAATTCCATACCCACATATTCTTCCAAAGGGTTACACTCAGAGAAAGCAGGCAGAAAACAAGAAATTTAAGCATCACAGACCTAACTAAAAGTCGAAAGACGAGACAACACATTGCTGATATGTAGGCAGTGTCACCATACCCAAAGTCAAAAATGGTGGTGTTGGGGCACTGACACACTGTGACCCATGTTCTTATTACATCCGCCTGCAATAATTCTCCCAGCAAACCCAAGTACAAGCACAGAAGCACTGCGGCCTAGCTGCTCTGTGGTGGCGGTGTTCAGTTGGAGATCAACCACAGACTACACACTTGAGCACTGGAATCAGTCAAGACAAATGATCATGAACAGATGACCAGAGCACAGCTTCAGAACTGTCCAATGACAAAACAtgacatctgtttgtttttattaaatccatagcaataaatcaaataatacttaaaaaatcataaacaaGACGATTCAGttaacaaaaatggaaaaaacattgACTCTActtgtttatacatattttataaaagtaTGCTTTcttattcatgaatattttctTTTGATGCTTTCATTGTAGTTTACTGAAACTATTAAACTTGGCCCCCATCACTGACTGATTGGGCTCTCTTCCCTTTACTTTCGTAATGCTACGATCAGTATTGTAGAAAAGCAAATTTAACCAAAGAGCAGCTGGAAGGTTAGTCATAATGAGGGGGCAGCAGGAGTTTGGAGAACTCTGCCCTTATCTTGCTCTTCTCATACTTCCAGGCTCTGGCTGTATTAAGTCTGTCAGTTCAGTGAATTTATGTGCACTCCACCCCCTTCAGAGCTGCAACCACTATTCTTTTCTTGACCATTTACACGATTAATAAACACTGGATCATGTGAACAGGCACCACTCCATGCTTCATCCAAGCCTGTGTAGCTCAGGTTGTGCATGTGCTCTTGGTTATGAGGTTTCAAGTATTTACTCCACGATGTGTGACATAAATGCAATAATTCTAAAGTTGAAGGGAAACAGATCTAGAGGATATGGGATAcacatttccttctctctttctattcaTGCATTCTTAATTTACCAAACTTTCCACCGTGGTGACAAATATACTTCCTGTAACACAGCCctcttcagaaaaaaagtgaaggcATCTCAGGCAAAATCACTGATTATATTAAACTGGTTATACTAACAAGATTGTCAGCAGGCTTTTCTGGGCAACCTAAATAGACCAACTATCAAAGTCCAGATtactgaggaaaaaatgaagGCTGCACTGGTTACAGATATGAAAGGCATCATCTAGCACAGTGCACTCTAGATGATGAGAATGCATTTTAAGAGGATTTTTGGGATTTTGCcaacacattttcagaaaatcCAGCAATCAGAGATAACAGCATACCCTCACACTAACATGAATGTCTAGCAATGCCATGAACCTGCCATGAAGGCTAAACCTGTTCAGTTCTGGTATGTGATATGTCTGAAGAGCACACCTGAGCCCAGTTATAAAAACTATCGGCTATGTTTCATCCAGCTGGAAAAATGGCAACATGTTCTTGGCTCAAGTAAGTGAATACATTTTGAGCTACACATCAAGTAATAAAGATAAGCAGACTACTTTCACTTGCAGCTTGATCCTGTCAATGTGCATGATTTTGAAGAAATTAACCTTGATTAATTACTACCTATAAAACTTTGCTTACTGCTTACGAGGGTTAACATTATTCAAACATATCCTTGAACTGCTTACATCTCATCAAGAcacaaaaattaacattttctaGCCCAAGAAAATCCACTCCTCATAGTGTAGCATATGCCATGTCTCTCCAATAAATATTCCTTTCAGAGACTGCCTCAAGTCTTAGTCTGCAAAAGCTTATGAGTGGGAGCAATCAAAATTCACCTTTTTACTTATTTGCGGTCCCATGAATGGTTTCTGCATCACATACAAGAACAGTATGTGACCCTGGCAGAACAGTTTGAAAGTAAAATACTACTGCTGTTGTGACTCCAAACACATCACATTCCCAGCAGACAAGTAAACAGAtgaaaaaatgatttaattgGCTCCTTTAAGCTTAtgggcaagagagagaaaagtgacaAGTGTGGCTGTGTTGGAGCTTAAGTTAGATTCTGTTGTGCTTTATGGAAGGACGATGGTCACAGGCTAGACATGACTCAGCTTCACTAACGTTAGCACAAAATGGTGGGGCATAAACAGGGCCATTGTTTTTAtgagcaagaaaaaaatatatatttacatttttaaaacttaacatatttacagtgctTTGTAAAACACCATTTCCTTCAAAGAAATGTGAGAAGTTAATGCTTTGAAACCTGGAGTGAATAAAATCATAAGGTGTATTATGATGGAAAGTTTAGGATTTGTTAACTTTCTCGCGCAATTACGGTGAATTTATATGTACCTGGGGTCACCAATAACGATGTGGATGACCTTGCTATAAAAGTGTAAGCCGATGCTGAAGAGACCCCCACAGGAAGCCATGAAATGGTCGCTAGGAATACAAGCCCACATACCAGTAGACCACTACCGGGGGCTCTGATCTTAGCTGTTGAAGGCTAAGTAGAATCACAAGCAAATTTTACATATATAAGATCCGAACGTATATTATGTCATGCCCGTAAAGGAGGCttgatatatacacatataatgCACACGTTAAAAACGTTAGCTCTATGTATCCAACTTGCACCGACATACACTGACGGAATGACGTAAACAAATGACAATCATGTGAAAACTTGCTACAGTTGTATTATGGCTATGCAGCTCTTGGTTTAGTAACCTAAACTTTCTCACCTACTTTAAGGTCTATCATAAGTCGGTTAGCTAGGATGACTAGCTAACTTACTAGtcgtttctttaaaaaaaaattcagttatTGTGAaagttaaattaattacattatcaCCAACTGTTAGCTTTTGACAAATACCGTATGTAGACCACAGACAAATGTCTACCAAGTGGAACAAAACTATGGCATCCTAATAAACTTGCAGTTACTTTCATGTAGAAGTGTTCAATGTAGACACCACATGGAGCGCCACGACAGCGCACTGCGGACTAGCTAGCTATAAGGTTAGAGAACCCAGCTAAACAGCCAAGATAGAAAATGGACACTGCCAGCATTATATTGCGAAATCAggtcgtgcacacacacaacgaaAGAAGCCATGTCGTTTTAACATCAGTGGACATGCTGTTCGTTAAGACTGTAGCTGGCCGATACAATTAAACTAGCTAATCTtggctagccagctagctgccTAGTAACGTAGTTAGGTAGCTAGCTGGTAAGGCTTGCGAGCTAAGCTATGCTATCTGAGGAGATTTCAACCCTGGTCACACAATGACATGCTAGCCGCTACCTAGCTAAGCCCAAGACTGTTTAGAGTCGACTAGAACAACCCATTTGTATTTCTATAGAAAATCTCTGAATATAAACCCGTGACTCTACCTTTTTCATTCTTGGAGCCTCTGCAACCGTGCCATCGCGATTAACAAATGCTTCGCCGCCGTTTTGTTGTGGATCTGGCCGCTTCATCGCGGATGCTTGAGGCATCTTCATTGGATTCGGCGTCGAGGTTACCGGACTCGGATCCCCCTTCACAGTGGCCTGCGATGTCGGAGACGGTGCCGAAGCATTACATTCGCTGTTTAACAAACCCTTTTCGTCTGCTTTAGGTGTCACTGGTGAAACAGCAGACAATTCTTTATTGGGGACATCTTTTAATTCGACCTCGGCCATTTTCGCTGCCATAAGCTGAACTGACATCGCTGCAATCCAGTGCTTTTTCCTATACGAACGAAGAGAGCGCGACACAAACGGCTTCTCGAGGTTAAATAACCGCAATTGATTGTGGGAGGTGTAGTCTACGGAGTGTAAACTCGTAGGGAAAATCTCaagcaaaatctttttttttttgttacgaTTTGGATACACGAGTGCATTTGCACTGAAAAAGCTTgttcaaaaataaatctaaCTCAGGAGCTAGTATGTGTTCACTGTTCACAAATGTGTAATGCCTTTTTCTGGAGCGCTATAAATGTTAAGGCGCCCAATGGAATCAGTTTCTCAATACACACATTAAGTTGTCGTATGGCTTCTGAACTGGGTTATATCAAAAAATGCAGAGATCTTGAAATGCAATCTAAAATTCAGTGCTCTAAAATAACACATTATTCCAAAAATCTCAAGTTATTGAATGAACCTAAAAGTGAATATAATTTTCAAGTAGTTTTGTAAGTCACATCACAACAAAGTAAATTCTTATTTAACTATATACAAAGATCAAATGTCTATGGAAATACAAGATTTAAAGATACACAAtaattgtgtaaatattttaaatacatagcTAATGGCCATGGCTTGAAACACAATTTTTAAGAATCCTTATGATATGCACAAAACAACATCAGTAGTACCAGAAATAGTAATACTATTTTAAGTACCCCGTTTGCATGCAATACTGACATCATGtggtaaaataattataattataatccTTTATAAAGACTCATACAAAACATACCAGCAGAAAGATCAAGTAAATATTTCAACAATGAAAAAGGAATAATGTCTGAACaggtttgtttcatttattgcaTCTACTTGTTATATTAAATCTACTTGTTATATTAAATTCTTCTCCAGAAAAGAACTTAATATAATACAACAAATAAGCAATTTGGCAGATGATATCCCAGAAGCCCTGTGAGTGTTGACACAAGTCCATTGCTGAAGTGGACAGCATGTAGCAGCTTACCAAATCATGATCAGGCAGCTAAAAGAGCCTtgacaaacaaagaaactgtCATGACTAATATAGAAGTCCAGTCCTGGTACAGACCCACTTTAACagacaccaaaaaaaaaaaaaaaaaaaagtataatttgCTTGAGTTACAATCTGGATATGTACATAAGACTCTTCAGCATGAATGTGGTAACCCTGACAACCAATTAAAATTTAAGGGAAATTTTCAGCTATTTAGTTCTCAGCTACTTAATGGTCTCATCTCTGAGGCTGAAAATTCTCAGCTCAAGGATATTAGTCATATTACTAAATACATAAAGAACTTAACGGTAGAGGATGTACCCAGCAACAAGCAGGAGTAGTCAGGTTTGCAGaactttcaaaataaataaatgctttacaATTGATATATGACGATAACATTCACAaaataaggaaaacaaaaacaaacatttgaacattgGGGAAAATGCTTCTTCATGGCTTGGTACCTACAGCACACAACTAGCCAACACTCTAAAAAACAgtttaacatttattacaaaagaaaaaaaaaaaatcaactgcATATTATGTACAAAGCAATTTTCTGCTCTTCTGACTCATTCTAAGTATAAAGCTGTtaacatttttctgtttaaaatggaTTCTTATAGCACTTAAAATAATTCAGTGCCTCATGCTAGGCTACAGAAAATGTTTCTGGATCTTAACTATAGCCTAGGACCTGTGCACAATTCTCTGAACCTTCTGAAGCGTGTAACATCACTGTAAATTCtaccagtaaaaataaaaaaagtcacCAAATCACAGACTTTGCCACATTTTGGTATTTGAGCAAGCATTTCAGaatgtgttacatttatgtaattaaaatacGGTTACAACGTTAATCACCAAATATCCAAAGAACGTTCACTCCCGATAGCCCCAGATTGACTCTCCtatagcaaaaaataaaataatttaagattCATGGGTTTTCTTAGTAATCTTGTAAATCAAGATACACATTTAGCTTAGTATTTCAAGTTTGGCATGGAGACAACTACTCAAGATGGATTACTGACTTTTTAGAGGAACATTTGGCAGGACTTACCCTAGCATGCCAGACTCCTTGGTTTTAATGATGAAAAGGAACATAAGGACTGTGTGGAACAGGTTGTTTCTGCCCTGTGAACAGTGTCATGCCAAATTAGAGTCACAGGAATAAAGAATTCCTGGCTGTACACAGGGGGAGCTTTGATGAAACACACTGTACCTTAGGCAGGCTGTAGATATGGCCCTGATAGACAAGTTGATAGTGAGGGGGGTTGGTACTGCTTTGGTGGATGCAAAAGAGGTTCTCATTGGAAAGAtctatttaaaacacacacatacacacgcaggcATGGGATGAAAGAAAACACTATGATGGAAATAATGGTGTACTGTAACTTTGTTCATAGCATTACCTGGCTTGTGTGGTGTCTGGATAAAATGCTGAGATGTGAATGTTTTCCCATCTGGGTACTTTGGGTGGGGAGGAAGCCTGGAGTCCAGGTAAGTACACAGAATATGCATCAGaatctacaaaacaaaaatcaagtCATATACTGCTCTGGTCCACTAAGGAGCACAGAGAAGGGGGTTTCTGCAGAGTAACCCACTAGCAAAAcactacagacaaacacaaaacattcttaggattttataatttaattccTCCTGCATAATGCATATAGGTTTTGTACAATAAGAGAAAAGTAAAAAGATGATTTTGCATCCTTAACACGAGTGTGAAACTCACAGCCGAGTCAGTTGGCAGGTCTGTGTCCCACTTTCTGTTCTTCAGGTTCCCTCCCCCATTCCAGCGAAAAGAGCTCATGCATCCGCTGTGGGCCAGCTCTGGAGTGGAGCAGCATTAACAAAACACAATAGCACCATACACAACTTGCATCCCCACAGTAAGCTATTTAAATAGTGAAACTACAAACAAAATCTGATAGAAGCACAACACCTTCTCAAACAGgcatttaaataaatggagACTGGGAACTAGCAAGCCACAAATGCAAATTCCGTTATACAAGGTACCAAGAGTTAAGGATAATCACCCTTAATCCTCTCCACCAGATACTCTTGGTTAGGTGTGATGTCTAGGTACTGCACTATAGCACTGAGGGTGGGGATGACAGATGCTTTGACTACGGCAGCCTGTTTAAGGCTGCTGATGCTGGCCTCTGGAAACACAGGAAGAGATTAGCAGTGCTGCATAGttcaagagaaagaaagcaaaaaaacagtaaaaagtgCATTGTTGAAAGCATTACCTCCTATCTGGAGCTCTGAGCTGCCCGTTCTCCTGAGTTGGCTATTGATGGAATCCATCTCTTTTACCAGATGCACAAGAATGGTGTCATTTATCCACTGCATGTGAGAGAAGAGCTCCAGTTATTTAATTTGCAACAAAAGGTTCTCCAttcaaaagaaaagtaaaagtTGTCTGTTACTAAATAAAAAGGACATAATTAAAATGTGAACACACTTCTTGCCTTAATTCAGCTTTTCTAAGTCATACTTATATGGAGAAGGACACTGGTATAAAATTTGGAATTTCCTGCCAGTTTTACAAGAAATATGACTCATGGATCATAATATCCTTGCCCACTTGACTGTGTGCTTGTTTTAACACAAAACCTTTTGCATATTGTAAAGGattgaaaagaaagagacatgCTTGTGAAAATTTGGAAAGCTACCTTACATTTCTTAGTTTGGCAGTCCAGCTGTCAATATTGTCAGTGACCACACGACTAGTTGTAACACGTGCCCAGACCTGAGAAACCAGACCACAACTGTACTACAAACATTGCTGTATACCAGAAGAGCTACACTATATGAATGATTGTAGGCTATGCTATCTTTAAACTAGGCCGGTACACCAGGCTTTGTGTTTTGAAGCTCCATTAAATATATAGCTGACAAAAGCTTGTTGTACCTCCTCAGCAGCTTGTTTGGAGCCCAGCTCAGTTTCATCTTTGTGGGCAGAGGGAGCCTGGGAGCGAC
Encoded here:
- the tmem209 gene encoding transmembrane protein 209 isoform X3 — its product is MAPSTIAITPEQHRLLGLRNSGIQASPPQKPEKKETPVPSQSSPLQGQNVLSFSPARPPSTTPKFSPSCVSGFSPPLSTPSSPGSGAAFSPPVAFGKVLNCSSVPYPSSLGPAEGTSLRTRYRTSPSVFSSPGVKEDYMDDLKTLEKFLRSEEEKSHRSQLGSPESASPSHSPTFWNYNRSVGDYAQSLRKFQYQPACRSQAPSAHKDETELGSKQAAEEVWARVTTSRVVTDNIDSWTAKLRNWINDTILVHLVKEMDSINSQLRRTGSSELQIGEASISSLKQAAVVKASVIPTLSAIVQYLDITPNQEYLVERIKELAHSGCMSSFRWNGGGNLKNRKWDTDLPTDSAILMHILCTYLDSRLPPHPKYPDGKTFTSQHFIQTPHKPDLSNENLFCIHQSSTNPPHYQLVYQGHIYSLPKGRNNLFHTVLMFLFIIKTKESGMLGRVNLGLSGVNVLWIFGD